From Passer domesticus isolate bPasDom1 chromosome 8, bPasDom1.hap1, whole genome shotgun sequence, a single genomic window includes:
- the LOC135306315 gene encoding uncharacterized protein LOC135306315 isoform X2, with the protein MEMQRSLTIMHSLWAPCDLHNTGMQELEHKLCLPAGSQLFSSPSRKKATCIRKGCARLVSLWTEGPAMGQGSVYTKHRRHVGPGNTRQAACRAGILAFQQGCPLWLALSSLQYVIPHRHCWRCGGHRLWPGSLTQQGWRLPRGSTSVMKTFSGAVVRRNSSRTQAKASLCARLLSSLAPESAFPQERAVEPAHAPAPLPTAAGAAVPSGVPWQTHGSRTTDFIYTLETVYRNI; encoded by the exons ATGGAAATGCAGAGATCATTAACTATT ATGCACAGCCTGTGGGCTCCTTGTGACCTGCACAACACTGGAATGCAGGAATTGGAACACAAGCTCTGTCTTCCTGCTGGATctcagctcttctccag TCCTTCAAGGAAGAAGGCCACTTGCATCAGGAAGGGGTGTGCTCGATTAGTCTCTCTCTGGACTGAAGGCCCAGCCATGGGCCAAGGCAGTGTTTACACAAAACACAGGAGGCATGTTGGACCAGGAAATACAAGG CAAGCAGCATGCAGAGCTGGTATTTTAGCCTTTCAGCAGGGATGCCCTCTGTGGCTTGCTCTCTCTTCACTGCAGTACGTGATCCCCCATCGGCACTGTTGGCGTTGTGGGGGTCACAGGCTGTGGCCGGGATCTCTGACTCAACAGGGCTGGAGGCTCCCTAGAGGCAGCACGAGTGTGATGAAAACCTTTAGCGGTGCTGTTGTACGGCgaaacagcagcagaactcAGGCCAAGGCATCGCTCTGTGCTCGGCTGCTGTCCTCGCTGGCTCCCGAGAGCGCCTTTCCCCAGGAGAGGGCAGTGGAGCCCGCACACGCTCCCGCTCCCCTCCCCACAGCCGCGGGAGCAGCCGTTCCCTCGGGTGTTCCCTGGCAAACTCATGGAAGTAGGACCACGGATTTTATATATACGCTAGAAACCGTGTACAGGAACATCTAG
- the ADO gene encoding 2-aminoethanethiol dioxygenase, translating to MPRDNMASLIQRVARQARITFRSPAGPAFGENLHRLQQLLDEVRAEDLHLAPRGPSAAAAAGGDPPWAGVVPPVSYMHICETESFSMGVFLLRSGACIPLHDHPGMNGMLKVLYGTLRIACMDRLPAGAAAAPPPPAAGSGPCLRALFRSRQQYTRASPPCLLSPHTDNLHQIDAVDGPAAFLDILAPPYDPQHGRDCHYYRLLEGPPAGAEPPALPREVWLVETPQASDFWCGGEPYPGPRVCL from the coding sequence ATGCCCCGGGACAACATGGCCTCCCTGATCCAGCGGGTGGCGCGGCAGGCGCGCATCACCTTCCGcagcccggcggggccggcctTCGGGGAGAACCTGCAccgcctgcagcagctgctggacgAGGTGCGCGCCGAGGACTTGCACTTGGCGCCGCGGGGGCCGtcggccgcggcggcggcgggcggggatCCGCCGTGGGCCGGCGTGGTGCCGCCCGTCAGCTACATGCACATCTGCGAGACGGAGAGCTTCAGCATGGGCGTGTTTCTGCTGCGGAGCGGCGCCTGCATCCCGCTGCACGACCACCCGGGCATGAACGGCATGCTGAAGGTGCTGTACGGCACGCTGCGCATCGCCTGCATGGACAGGCTGCCCgccggggcggccgcggccccgccgccccccgccgccggcAGCGGGCCGTGCCTGCGCGCCCTTTTCCGCTCCCGGCAGCAGTACACGCGCGCCTCGCCGCCCTGCCTGCTCTCGCCGCACACCGACAACCTCCACCAAATCGACGCTGTGGACGGGCCCGCCGCCTTTCTCGACATCCTGGCGCCGCCCTACGACCCCCAGCACGGCCGGGACTGCCACTACTACCGGCTGCTGGAGGGGCCGCcggcgggcgcggagccgccCGCGCTGCCGCGGGAGGTGTGGCTGGTGGAGACCCCGCAGGCCTCCGACTTCTGGTGCGGGGGCGAGCCCTACCCCGGGCCTCGCGTCTGCCTCTGA
- the EGR2 gene encoding E3 SUMO-protein ligase EGR2, giving the protein MGSDVPGIQGAPINSYRQTCPPARAAAGARRSRGTAGTAPPRRGGRPPAHAAPAPRGPPALVVVGGRGKRPLLSLPSPPRAPTAGRERRSPGRPAAPMMTAKAVDKIPVTLGGFVHQLPEAIYPADDISAALPTSVAIFPNADLAGPFDQMSGVAGDGMINVDMGDKRALDLPYGGGFAPNAPASRNQTFTYMGKFSIDPQYPGAGCYPEGIINIVSAGILQGVSTPSSAASSAASSASSAASSATAASATSPNPLAGALGCTMAQGQPADLEHLYSPPPPPYSGCGDLYPQDPSSAFLPAAGGGALPFPPPPSYPSPKAAAADGGLFTMIPEYGGFFPPPQCQRELHAGPDRKPFPCPLDSLRVPPPLTPLSTIRNFTMGAPPAGAAPGSAPGSGGGEGAGARLPAGAYSPHHLPLRPILRPRKYPNRPSKTPVHERPYPCPAEGCDRRFSRSDELTRHIRIHTGHKPFQCRICMRNFSRSDHLTTHIRTHTGEKPFACDFCGRKFARSDERKRHTKIHLRQKERKGAAAAGGCPQPGGGSGTAALAPCAARTRTP; this is encoded by the exons ATGGGCAGTGACGTCCCGGGCATTCAGGGGGCCCCCATAAATAGTTACCGCCAGACTTGTCCTCCAGCGCGAGCtgcggcgggagcgcggcgcTCCCGGGGCACCGCGGGCACCGCACCGCCGCGACGGGGCGGCCGCCCGCCCGCACATGCCGCGCCGGCTCCCCGCGGTCCCCCCGCGCTGGTGGTAGTGGGAGGCAGGGGGAAGcgccccctcctctccctcccctccccgccccgAGCGCCCACCGCCGGCCGGGAGCGCCGCTCCCCCGgccgccccgctgcccccatGATGACCGCCAAGGCGGTAGACAAGATCCCGGTGACCCTCGGTGGGTTCGTGCACCAGCTCCCCGAGGCCATTTACCCGGCGGATGACATCTCCGCCGCGCTGCCAACTTCGGTCGCGATCTTCCCCAATGCCGACCTGGCAGGGCCGTTCGACCAGATGAGCGGTGTGGCAGGAG ACGGCATGATCAACGTGGACATGGGCGAcaagcgggccctggacctGCCCTACGGTGGCGGCTTCGCGCCCAATGCCCCGGCTTCCCGAAATCAGACCTTCACCTACATGGGCAAATTCTCCATCGACCCGCAGTACCCTGGCGCCGGTTGCTACCCCGAGGGCATCATCAACATCGTGAGCGCGGGGATCCTGCAGGGGGTCAGCACGCCCTCCTCCGCCGCCTCCTCCGCCGCCTCCTCCGCCTCCTCCGCCGCCTCCTCGGCCACCGCCGCCTCCGCCACCTCCCCCAACCCGCTGGCCGGGGCCCTCGGCTGCACCATGGCACAGGGCCAGCCAGCCGACCTGGAGCATCTCTACTCTCCTCCGCCGCCGCCCTACTCGGGCTGCGGTGACCTGTACCCGCAAGACCCCTCCTCGGCTTTCCTGCCCGCCGCCGGCGGCGGGGCACTGCCTTTTCCCCCGCCGCCCTCCTACCCCTCACCGAAGGCGGCGGCGGCCGACGGCGGGCTCTTCACCATGATCCCCGAGTACGGCGGCTTCTTCCCGCCGCCTCAGTGCCAGCGGGAGCTCCACGCCGGCCCCGACCGCaagcccttcccctgccccctCGACTCGCTCCGCGTCCCGCCGCCCCTCACGCCGCTTTCCACCATCCGCAACTTCACGATGGGGGCGCCCCCGGCGGGCGCCGCCCCCGGCAGCGCTCCCGGCAGCGGCGGGGGCGAGGGTGCGGGCGCCCGGCTGCCCGCCGGCGCCTACAGCCCGCACCACCTGCCGCTGCGGCCCATTCTGCGGCCCCGCAAGTACCCCAACCGGCCCAGCAAGACGCCGGTCCACGAGCGGCCCTACCCGTGCCCCGCCGAGGGCTGCGACCGCCGCTTCTCCCGCTCCGACGAGCTCACCCGGCACATCCGCATCCACACGGGCCACAAGCCCTTCCAGTGCCGTATCTGCATGCGGAACTTCAGCCGCAGCGACCACCTCACCACCCACATCCGCACGCACACCGGCGAGAAACCCTTTGCCTGCGATTTCTGCGGTAGGAAGTTCGCCCGTTCCGATGAAAGGAAGCGGCACACCAAGATTCACCTGCGCCAGAAGGAACGAAaaggagccgccgccgccggcggGTGCCCGCAAcccggcggcgggagcggcacCGCCGCCCTGGCCCCCTGCGCGGCGCGGACGCGGACGCCCTGA